Proteins from one Mastacembelus armatus chromosome 16, fMasArm1.2, whole genome shotgun sequence genomic window:
- the bnipl gene encoding bcl-2/adenovirus E1B 19 kDa-interacting protein 2-like protein: MSQHTDRAPVGASGPPNIQDMELREEWQDDGFPRPLPEDCGSLEAQSPSEAEQQPDPPTSLALSGTVMGGAKKRLVAPCLSLTLSRGESHDLSHDDFSAAALSPTPDETPSLDINLEALETPSDSETGTLPDSTHELEWEDDLPRTGRGGAAGLARSPVDHSEGLMELDQVDDKGRRWRRFCIAGQEYQVNMSVLEPYLQVLSHGGYYGDGMNAIILFTSCYLPENTVEDYNYVMDNLFRYIVGTLDLMVSENYLLVYLCSMAPRNKMPAVKWLHQCYTSIDRRLKKDLKGLLVVHPAWYIKAVLTLVKPFISDKFSRKIRFIHSLQQLSEFIPTDRLQIPDAIRQFDEKLNR; this comes from the exons ATGAGCCAGCACACGGACAG GGCTCCTGTTGGGGCCTCGGGCCCCCCCAACATCCAGGACATGGAGCTGAGGGAGGAGTGGCAGGACGACGGCTTCCCCAG GCCTCTTCCAGAGGATTGTGGGAGTTTAGAGGCACAGAGTCCGTCAGAAGCTGAGCAGCAACCAG ACCCGCCCACCAGCCTCGCCCTGTCAGGTACAGTTATGGGTGGGGCTAAGAAGCGCCTGGTGGCCCCATGCCTCAGCCTGACATTAAGCCGTGGAGAGTCTCACGACCTGAGCCACGACGACTTCTCTGCCGCCGCTCTGTCGCCAACGCCGGATGAAACGCCGTCACTGGACATCAACCTGGAGGCCCTGGAGACGCCTTCGGACAGCGAGACTGGGACTCTGCCAGACAGCACCCACGAACTGGAGTGGGAAG ATGACCTCCCTCGTACGGGGAGAGGTGGGGCCGCAGGACTGGCCAGGAGCCCGGTGGATCATTCAGAGGGTTTGATGGAGCTGGACCAGGTGGACGACAAGGGGCGCCGCTGGAGGAGGTTCTGTATCGCCGGGCAGGAATATCAAGTGAACATGAGCGTCCTGGAGCCGTACCTGCAGGTCCTGTCACacggag GTTACTATGGAGACGGGATGAACGCCATCATCCTGTTCACCTCCTGTTACCTGCCGGAGAACACGGTGGAGGACTACAATTATGTCATGGACAACCTGTTCAG GTACATTGTGGGGACACTGGACCTGATGGTCTCGGAGAACTACCTGCTGGTCTACCTGTGCTCCATGGCTCCCCGAAACAAAATGCCGGCTGTCAAATGGCTCCATCAGTGCTACACCTCCATCGACAGGAG GCTGAAGAAGGACCTGAAGGGGCTGCTGGTGGTCCATCCCGCCTGGTACATCAAAGCTGTCCTCACATTGGTCAAACCCTTTATCAg TGACAAGTTCAGCAGGAAGATTCGGTTCATTCACAGTCTCCAGCAGCTTTCTGAGTTCATCCCCACAGACCGACTGCAAATCCCAGACGCCATCCGCCA GTTTGATGAGAAGCTGAACAGATGA
- the prune gene encoding exopolyphosphatase PRUNE1: MEEFLLSCRRVAQMNTDQVGPGVHVVLGNEACDLDSMVSALAFAYFLSKTGHNEVLAVPLLNIPQSDLMLRTASLFLLRQSGLSPDLLLFRDQLDLRVLHRAGRLRLTLVDHNVLPSSDSDLEEAVVEVIDHHFLEREPSPSCPVTVEMVGSCATLVTERIIQEAPQILDQQLAQLLYAAVVLDCVNMAPAAGKVTPKDSQYAAVLETRFPSLPPRGALFQALQNAMFDVSGLSTEQMLLKDMKSVSGSLNLAVSVLYITLEEFMQRAELEAELSGFCEKFGFDLLLLMTISFTELKEPIRELAVFSHSTTCREQVCQYLEQARNPALNLCPVSSPYPHISAYQQGNNLASRKKVLPIVKDFLKERDGDCRLGDVEEDEESQVPPTPMNSLVEGCPLDNGLPHISAQDLEEKFSKMDADRGGK; this comes from the exons ATGGAGGAGTTTCTGTTGAGCTGCCGCCGAGTGGCGCAG ATGAATACAGACCAGGTTGGTCCAGGGGTCCATGTTGTTTTGGGGAATGAAGCCTGTGATCTGGACTCCATGGTGTCCGCTCTGGCCTTTGCCTACTTTCTGTCCAAG ACTGGACACAATGAGGTGCTCGCTGTCCCTCTGCTGAACATCCCTCAGTCCGACCTCATGCTGCGCACCGCCAGCCTCTTCCTGCTGCGACAGTCCGGTTTGTCTCCGGACCTCTTACTGTTTAGAGACCAGCTGGACCTGAGAGTGCTGCACAGAGCCGGTCGCCTGCGGCTGACGCTGGTCGACCACAATGTCCTGCCCAG TTCAGACAGCGACCTGGAGGAGGCAGTGGTTGAAGTGATTGATCATCATTTTCTGGAGAGAGAGCCCTCCCCCTCCTGTCCTGTTACGGTGGAAATGGTGGGATCCTGTGCTACCTTGGTGACCGAACGCATCATCCAGGAAGCTCCACAGATCCTGGACCAGCAGCTCGCTCAGCTGCTCTATG CGGCGGTGGTGTTGGACTGTGTGAACATGGCACCTGCAGCAGGTAAAGTGACTCCTAAAGACAGTCAGTACGCTGCAGTGTTGGAGACTCGTTTCCCCAGTCTGCCTCCGAGGGGCGCTCTCTTCCAGGCACTGCAGAACGCCATGTTTGACGTCTCAG GTCTGAGCACTGAGCAGATGTTGCTGAAGGACATGAAGTCAGTTTCAGGAAGTTTGAACCTGGCTGTGTCTGTTCTTTACATCACACTGGAG gagTTTATGCAGAGGGCAGAGCTGGAGGCGGAGCTTTCAGGTTTCTGTGAGAAGTTTGGATTTGatttgttgctgctgatgacAATCTCATTCACTGAGCTCAAAGAGCCAATCAGGGAGCTCGCTGTGTTCAGCCACAGCACCACTTGCAGGGAACAG GTATGCCAGTACCTGGAACAGGCCCGTAACCCCGCCCTCAACCTCTGTCCAGTCAGCAGTCCCTATCCTCACATCTCAGCCTATCAGCAAG GGAACAATCTGGCGTCCCGCAAAAAGGTCCTGCCCATCGTTAAAGACTTCCTGAAGGAACGGGATGGAGACTGTCGCCTTGGAGAcgtggaggaggatgaggagtcTCAGGTGCCTCCGACCCCGATGAACAGTCTGGTGGAGGGCTGTCCTCTGGACAACGGTCTGCCCCACATCAGCGCTCAGGACCTGGAGGAGAAGTTCAGCAAGATGGATGCCGACAGAGGAGGgaagtga
- the myo1eb gene encoding myosin IEb → MGSKERYHWQAQNVKVSGVDDMVLLSKINEDAITDNLKKRYMDDFIFTYIGPVLISVNPFKQLPYFTDKEVELYQGAAQYENPPHIYALADNMYRNMMIDNENQCVIISGESGAGKTVAAKYIMSYVSKVSGGGEKVQHVKDIILQSNPLLEAFGNAKTVRNNNSSRFGKYFEIQFSRGGAPDGGKISNFLLEKSRVVSQNPGERNFHIYYQLLGGASGEQRENLGITTPDYYYYLNQSGTYTVDDVNDKKEFSDTVEAMSVVGLSVEDQDSVLQLVAGILHLGNISFREENNYAVVESQDFLAFPSYLLGIPQSGLCNKLTSRIMDSKWGGKTESISVTLNTEQACFSRDALTKALYTRLFDFLVDSINKAMQKDQEELNIGVLDIYGFEIFQKNGFEQFCINFVNEKLQQIFIELTLKAEQDEYVQEGIKWTPIEYFNNKVVCDLIESKVNPPGIMSILDDVCATMHAKGEGADQTLLQKLQGQIGSHEHFSSWNRGFVVHHYAGKVSYDVSGFCERNRDVLFSDIIELMQSSEFPFIRALFPENLEAEKRGRPTTASSKIKKQANSLVQTLMKCTPHYIRCIKPNETKRSRDWEENRVKHQVEYLGLRENIRVRRAGYAYRRVFNKFLQRYAILTKETWPQWRGDQRQGVLHLLNSVNMDKDQFQLGKSKVFIKAPESLFLLEEMRERKYNGFARVIQKAWRKHIAVRKYVKMREEASDILLNKKERRSNSINRNFVGDYIGTDNHPEIRQFIGRRERIEFADVVVKYDRRFKTVKRDLILTPNFLYLIGREKVKQGPDKGQIQEVLKRKIELNKIQSVSLSTLQDDFFIIHEEAYDSVLHSIFKTEFLSLLVKRYQDKTQKKLPLKFNNLLEFKVKKGGWGPFSSAGSRQIQFQVGQGDEVVLKPSGKVLQVSIGPGLPKNSRPTRKDNRKSRYVGNQAPRSNQYNSAPHSRGSGAPRGGSSSSRGSLLRQQSSMEQPSLPHIQSQRRPNSRPVQQQDMGFMNVPEQGAAGVQRRRSKEVRPAPGAGRPKPAPRPKPRSPQCRALYAYDAQDTDELSFNADDVIEILSEDASGWWFGRLRGKEGMFPGNYVEKI, encoded by the exons ATG GGCAGTAAGGAGCGCTACCATTGGCAGGCCCAGAATGTGAAGGTGAGCGGGGTGGACGACATGGTGCTGCTGTCCAAAATCAATGAGGACGCCATCACAGACAACCTGAAGAAGAGATACATGGACGACTTCATCTTT ACCTACATCGGTCCAGTTCTGATTTCCGTGAATCCATTCAAGCAGCTGCCGTATTTCACTGACAAAGAGGTGGAGCTGTACCAGGGAGCG GCTCAGTATGAGAACCCCCCCCACATCTACGCTCTGGCTGACAACATGTACAGAAACATGATGATTGACAACGAGAACCAGTGTGTCATCATCAG CGGTGAGAGTGGAGCTGGAAAAACTGTTGCTGCTAAATACATCATGAGCTACGTGTCCAAAGtgtcaggaggaggagaaaaagtaCAG caCGTTAAAGACATCATCCTACAGTCCAACCCTCTGCTGGAGGCCTTTGGTAACGCCAAGACTGTCCGCAACAACAACTCCAGCAGATTT gGTAAATACTTTGAGATCCAGTTCAGTCGAGGAGGAGCTCCTGATGGAGGTAAAATCTCCAACTTTCTGTTGGAGAAAAGTCGAGTCGTTTCACAGAATCCTGGAGAGAGAAACTTCCACATCTACTACCAG CTGTTGGGGGGAGCGAGTggggaacagagagagaaccTTGGGATCACGACCCCtgactactactactacctCAACCAATCAGGAACCTACACTGTGGATGATGTCAACGACAAGAAGGAATTTTCTGATACTGTG GAGGCGATGTCAGTCGTGGGTCTGTCTGTGGAGGATCAGGATTCAGTTCTTCAGCTCGTTGCGGGAATTCTTCATCTGGGAAACATTAGCTTCAGGGAGGAAAACAACTACGCTGTGGTCGAAAGCCAGGACT TCCTGGCGTTCCCGTCCTACCTGTTGGGAATCCCTCAGTCTGGTCTCTGTAATAAACTGACCAGCAGGATTATGGACAGTAAGTGGGGCGGGAAGACCGAGTCCATCTCCGTCACCCTGAACACCGAGCAGGCCTGTTTCTCCAGAGACGCCCTGACCAAAGCTCTGTACACCCGACTCTTCGACTTCCTTGTTGAT agtaTTAATAAAGCCATGCAGAAAGACCAGGAGGAGCTCAACATCGGGGTGCTTGACATTTACGGCTTTGAGATCTTccag aaaaaTGGCTTCGAGCAGTTCTGCATCAACTTTGTCAacgagaagctgcagcagatttttataGAACTCACACTGAAGGCAGAGCAG GACGAATACGTCCAGGAGGGCATCAAATGGACACCCATCGAGTATTTCAACAATAAGGTCGTCTGTGACCTCATCGAATCCAAAGTG AATCCTCCTGGGATCATGAGTATTCTGGACGACGTTTGTGCTACAATGCACGCTAAAGGAGAGGGAGCAGATCAGACTCTGCTGCAGAAACTCCAGGGACAGATCGGGTCACATGAACACTTCAGTAGCTGGAACCGAGGATTCGTTGTCCACCACTATGCTGGGAAG GTGTCGTATGATGTTAGCGGTTTCTGTGAAAGGAACAGAGACGTGTTGTTTAGTGACATCATTGAGCTGATGCAGAGCAGTGAGTT tcCATTCATCAGAGCTCTTTTCCCTGAGAACCTGGAGGCTGAGAAGAGAGGACGTCCAACCACTGCCAGCAGCAAGATCAAG AAACAAGCTAACAGTCTGGTCCAGACCCTGATGAAGTGCACCCCACACTACATCCGCTGCATTAAACCCAACGAGACCAAGCGTTCCCGCGACTGGGAGGAGAACCGGGTCAAACACCAGGTGGAGTACTTGGGCCTACGAGAGAACATCCGAGTTCGTCGAGCCGGATATGCCTACCGTAGAGTCTTCAACAAGTTCctgcagag GTACGCCATCCTGACCAAGGAGACCTGGCCTCAGTGGAGGGGCGATCAGCGTCAGGGAGTCCTGCACCTCCTTAACTCTGTCAACATGGACAAGGACCAGTTCCAGCTGGGCAAGTCCAAAGTCTTCATCAAAGCTCCAGAGTCT ctcttcctACTAGAGGAGATGAGGGAGAGGAAGTATAATGGGTTTGCTCGGGTCATCCAGAAGGCGTGGCGTAAACACATCGCTGTCCGCAAGTACGTCAAGATGAGAGAGGAAG ccTCTGACATCCTGCTCAACAAGAAGGAGCGCCGCAGCAATAGCATCAACAGGAACTTTGTGGGTGACTACATTGGGACAGACAACCATCCTGAGATCAGACAGTTTATCGGCCGCAGAGAGAGGATCGAGTTTGCAGACGTTGTTGTGAAATACGACAGAAGAttcaag ACGGTGAAACGTGACCTCATCCTGACCCCGAATTTCCTGTACCTGATTGGCCGAGAGAAGGTGAAGCAGGGTCCAGATAAGGGCCAGATCCAGGAGGTTCTGAAGAGGAAGATTGAGCTCAACAAAATCCAGTCTGTTTCCTTGAG cacCCTGCAGGATGACTTCTTCATCATACATGAGGAGGCGTATGACAGCGTTCTTCACAGCATCTTTAAAACCGAGTTCCTCAGTCTGCTGGTCAAACGTTATCAGGACAAAACTCAGAAGAAGCTGCCGCTCAAATTCAACAACCT TCTGGAGTTTAAGGTGAAGAAGGGCGGCTGGGGTCCGTTTAGCTCTGCAGGTTCCAGACAAATCCAATTCCAGGTGGGTCAGGGGGATGAGGTGGTACTGAAACCCAGCGGGAAGGTCCTGCAGGTCTCGATTGGACCGGGTCTTCCAAAGAATTCTC GACCCACGAGGAAAGACAACCGCAAGAGTCGGTACGTGGGGAACCAGGCTCCACGCAGCAACCAGTACAACTCAG ctcctCACTCCAGAGGAAGCGGAGCTCCTAGAGgaggctcctcctcctccagaggcTCCCTGCTAAGGCAGCAGTCCAGCATGGAGCAGCCCAGTCTGCCCCACATCCAAAGCCAACGTCGCCCCAACAGTCGTCCCGTCCAGCAGCAGGACATGGGCTTCATGAATGTTCCCGAACAGGGCGCCGCAGG GGTGCAGCGGCGGCGGTCGAAGGAGGTGAGGCCTGCTCCCGGAGCGGGTCGACCCAAACCGGCTCCCAGACCGAAGCCTCGGTCTCCTCAGTGCAGAGCTCTGTACGCCTACGACGCCCAGGACACCGATGAGCTCAGCTTCAACGCTGATGACGTCATCGAGATACTCAGTGAAG ATGCGAGTGGTTGGTGGTTCGGCCGGTTGCGGGGCAAAGAGGGGATGTTTCCTGGAAACTATGTGGAGAAGATCTAG